The region TCATCGGTGCCTTCGTCGGCGGCTACCTGTTCAGCGCGCTCGGCATTTCGCTGGGCATTGACAACGCGCTGGTCGTGCAGATCATCCACGCCACCGTCGGCGCCATCATCGTGGTGCTGATCGCCAGGGCGGTCGCTTAAGGGGTAGGGCAGGCATGGAAGGCGTGGGCTGGATTTCGGCAATCATCATCGGTGGCCTTGCAGGC is a window of Rhizobium sp. N324 DNA encoding:
- a CDS encoding GlsB/YeaQ/YmgE family stress response membrane protein yields the protein MSMETQALLVFLLIGLVAGFLASLVVGGGGLIRCLLSGIIGAFVGGYLFSALGISLGIDNALVVQIIHATVGAIIVVLIARAVA